The DNA segment atatattaatataatcatGAATatcgtttatataatttattttaaattaaataaaatgattcaAATGAAACATTATCATGTCTATATCTAATTATAATACCATAATAATgacataaattcaaaatttatgtaCTGAAAAAAAAGACTATATAATATATCATAGGGATTTAAAATTAACTTTTTTTCATCCGATATGTTATTCTctatttaaatcatgcacatttAGGGAAGttgtaaacaaaaaaaatcatccttgctttgtaaaataaaaatatgtttaaaataaatatttaacctaaaTTAACTAGTATATAAAATCATAAACTctaatttcattgtattttttgAGTCACTGATCGTTTCTTAGTTTTGTcagttaattttatttctttgtttCAACTTTTTCTTGATTCTCAACTTTTGGTCTATATTATGTTGAAAAATTTGTCAAGATTtcaagtttatttgaaaaaggtAATTCAATGTAttgattaatattataaataggactttttaatatttgtttttatataattgtttttaaaaaatagttttgTTTTGCCTTTCTTATACTTTTTTTAGTCATGCATGTTAAAAAATATGAGGagatttttatgcatttttttttaaatttcattcaTTATTTGCATGTATTATACATTGAAACTCGAAACTAATTTTCAATGGAGCATTCAATTTGAATTGTGAGATTTTATGATTAAAAACTTGACTAttgttttatgtgatttattttttaaacatttgtaattttcattgtatttttttaatttaatttgaaaataatcttTATGATTTCATGTCGGAGTGATCAAAAAATATTCACGTATTTTTTTTACTTGATCATTcttctttattaaaaaaaaaaccgccCCAAACCGCATATCAACATTTACATGAAAAATcgcaattaaatatatatatatatatttatatatatgtatattcctgggttatatatatacacacaaaaTATAGGAATCATGATATATTAAAAGAAGACACCATGCATGTGATAATTAGCTTGAATCATGCTAAACGTTCGGCCAATTTTGTTGCATACTCGTTAGCTCATTTTGTAACTTCTTCCCACTCACTTTTTTGTTGGTTGAATGGAAATTTTTCATTTTGGTTGGTTAATATTGTACCACATACTTCTTCTTTTTAATAAAAGGGATATGTGTTTTccgattaaaaaaaatgaatttcttATCTTATTATATCATTTAAACACTTTACAGTATAATACCAAATATGATCATGCATACTGCAATAATTTTATGAGAATGAGAGATATTATATATcacaaaaatggttcgaaaccAATAAAAagtttttgaaataattttttaaaagtacCATGTAATCTTGATGCAAATCACAACGAATAAGACCAATTATTAACTCAAATGCCCATACCAGCAACGAAAGTAATCTTGATCTGTTAGGCTATACTAGCCAATTAGATATGAAATTAGAAAATATgtggtataatttggatgaagtgATCATTATTGGGCCGAGATGGCAGCTTTGATTGTagagcattaattaattgttttgatcaaTAAGAACTAgtcaaattaatatatcaatcaaagatGATAGTCATGACATACCATCTCAAAAATTATGTCTTATATATAACATGCCCTGCGACCTCTGCCACGGAACAAATTTGGACCACATTTTGTATATTTATGACATTTGAACAATGAGATTCAACGTTTTCACATCATTAATTTATACTTGAttcaagttttaaaataattagaGTTAAAAACTATATacgttatttttatattcaatttcaatttgtTATCTTATAATTATTATGATCACATCACCTCACGACTCATGAGTCAAGTCGAACTAATCGACTCTAATTTGtgattaaggtagtgtttgagaaaaCTTCTTTAAAAAACTTTTAAGTTTTTTCgttaataaaaatttgaaattttataaaattttgttaacgaaaagttgagaagtgcttGCTAAAAGttttctcaaacactacctaagtatCTCACTCTCTGTTAATTGAGACGTCGACCTATGTGTGTATGAGTGacaaatttaattaaatgcATGCAAGCGTGGACGTACATATATGCATCCAACTAGAACGTCCGCCTAATTTCACAATTTGTTGATAGTTGTAATTAAGCTGCAGCTCGCGCTGACTTTTGGAATCATTAAAGCATCGGAagtattatatgatatacaatattcgaaaattttaaatattaattgaaGACTTATAACATCTAACAACcaactatatatataattaggggcctactcttaaatatttaatcatcataaataaatatgtatatgatgctAGCTAGCTATATAGTATAAATAGAGACCCGAATGTGCCAACATTCTCATCCAAACttgaaacaaattaaaaaattaaataacacacTAGTTACGTTCAAATATGGGTTTGAGGGCGATTTTCTTTCTTGGCTTGTTCTTGGCTACGTGTCTTCTTGTTCTCTCTCAAGTGTCTGCAACTAGAGAATTGGCTGAGGCTACGGACAGTACTCTGGACACAAGTAAGCATCATATCCATACTTATATTTGACAATATGAAGAAATCTTGCCCCTACGGGATGTCCAAGTTGGTGAAGTAAATGAACTAACCCTgactaacgtagtttgcagactattgcgttagttcgggGGTTTATCCAATGCGCACCGAAAATAGCGACGAAGGATTCGCAtgtcacaaaaaaaatataaagaaatCTTATTTTTTGTTGACATGTTATTATAGATGCCAAATCATGTAATACTTATAATTATCATTAATTTTTCTGCAGCAAAGAATACGGCTGACAAGACAGATGAGGTTAATGATGCAAAATATCCTGGAGGTGGATATGGAGGGTATCCTGGTGGTGGCTATGGAGGATATCCTGGTGGCGGATACGGCGGTTATCCAAGAGGCGGATATGGAGGCTATCCAGGAAGAGGGTACGGCGGATACGGAGGCTATCCAGGAAGAGGGTATGGTGGATATCCAGGAAGGGGATACGGTGGTTACCGAGGCTACCCTGGATATGGAGGTGGTTATCCTGGTGGAGGCTATGGTGGTGGTTATCCTGGTGGAGGTTATGGTGGTGGCCACCCTTGACGTGGTTTCGATCGGTTGTTATAACTATGGGGGATGCGGGCCAGTGGTGTTCAAATATTCAGTACGAAATTTGAAgtaggaaaatatatatatatataatatggtcTAAGTATGTGCCCTGTAAAATAGTCATATAACTAGACTTGGTTGCTTCAAAGTTTGCAAATAAATTGCGAGGGGTGTTCATATTATATAGGCACACATAAGGGGATATGCCTCGTGATACATGTGTATAAGTGTGATTGTGTGTTTAAATCCATATAATTACACTAATGATCATGTCTCTTTTAATTTGTATAAATTTTTACATGCATGGATTTCCAACATTTACATTCtaagaaataaataaagagtACATTAATAGTACTACCTTGTTAATGCATTTGCAGATCTGCTCAAGAaaatgtaattaaaataataaataaaaagctagcaattatatatttttaaacacATTTGGTTTTCATGATCATGTGTTTTTATTGcaattatttgaaaaattagATCATATTCATCCATACACACACATTTAATTATAACATATTTTTATAAACAAGGGCAAACTGTCTCGTTATTAATTTGTACTTTACTTGTGTATAAATAAGTTGAGTTTATGAAATgtgaataataatatatttcacTTTTATCTTGACCGGAAAATTTAATGCACATGCAAGTTGCAACACACGTgactttaattttattttaaataaaaacaattaatcctataaataaaaatgaaaattatatatttttttctaaaattatattaatcacTTATATTACTTTAACTTGATAATTTTCATATGTTTCCACattttcttttaaatttaaacTACTTTATATAAATATTGTATCATTTTATTTGTTATATGCATGCCTTCTTCTCTTAgcgaataaaaatattttctcattttATTCAATCTCAATGGTTTTACTTTCTTGGTCATAAAATGATTCACGTCccattataattttaatttttggtgaTTTTTCAATTAGTATTATCTGATCTTAACATTATTCACAACGACAAgtaaatcaatatattcattttgggaaaattgcaaatttggtcatgtatgtttgtcactttgcgattttagtcatccatattttcatatttcaggtttagtcctacatgtttcgatttttggtaatttcggtcttttttattcaaaaatgcttacgtgacactatacacgtcagctccacatcagcattgaatttgtgccacgtcagcgtcatgtcggaaaaaggactaaaattgccacaaaaaaaaagataacggactaaaactgaaatctgaaaatataaaggactgaaatcgcaaagtgacaaacatacaagaccaaaaaagaaattttccctattcatttttttataatagTTTTCAAGTTTCAAAAAAAATCGGTGAAGTCGTAGTCAAATTTTACCGATCCTACACTTTTAACATTATTTTGAATTACCTTTTATTTTATTACGTTTGAAATTACAAATCAccataataaattatttgattttctaATACCATCAATAatgttgatatatttttatCCATTTTTAGAACTTCTAATAAATGATATTAAGATAATGATTTTTTGTTTTATCTCACCACTCATATTTCTTATTTATAAACTCAATTTGATTTCATCCTTAActaatttgataaaaaaatctccataatcagttatttttaaaagttgcaaaCACCACTTTAGTATGATCACATCACCTCACAAGTCAAGTTGAACTAGTCGACTCTAGTTTGTGATCAAGTCTCTCTCTCTTAATTGAGACGTCGACCTATATATGTGTATGAGTGGCAAGTTTAATTAAATGCATGCAAGCGTGGACGTACATATATTCATCGAAATTGAACGTGGGCCTTTGAACTAATTTCACAATTTGTTGATAGTTGTAATTAAGCTGCCGCTCGCGCTGACCTTTGGAATCATTAAATAATCGGAGGTATTTTATGATacaatattcaaaaaatttaaatgtacTTAATTGAAGACTAATAACATCTAATGCGTTCAAAATTTTGCATCAATTAAATTACCTTGAACCGATAATTAACGAAtcaatttcttcaataaaccGAGCCGAATGATTCCAAAATATTTCTATGTAACAAAGAAAACATGTGAGATGGCTCGCTCGAAGGCGAagccactccgacgctcaagtcagtatgaGAAAGAGATGTAAAAGACATAGATGAGATGTATAAGTAAAGAGCGAGAGGTGTTATGTAAAAATACAACCTGTCTAAATAAGGGTTAGAGATCCCTTATTTATAGGGAATTATAATTAAGGGCCTACTCTTTAATAGTTagtcataatatatgcatatgATCCTAGCTAGCTATATAGTATAAATAGAGACCCGAATGTGCCAACATTCTCATCCAAacttaaaacaaaattaaataacacGTACATGCACTAGTTCAAATATGGGTTTGAAAAAGGTGATTTTCTTTCTTGGCTTCTTCTTGGCTTCGTATCTTCTTGTTCCCTCTGAAATGGCTGCAGCTAGAGAATTGGCTGAGACTTCAAGCACACTGGACACAAGTAAGCAtcatatccatatatatatatatatatatatatatatatataggcaacTACGTGAACAACAGCTGACGTGACACCTTGTACATCCAATGAGTGATTGTCACGTCAGCTGTTGCTCATGTAGTTGTCCATTGTGGTTGctcatactatatatatatatattatttgacaCTGAAATCTTTTTTGTTGACATGTTATAGATGCCAAATCATCTAATTAGTAAt comes from the Henckelia pumila isolate YLH828 chromosome 1, ASM3356847v2, whole genome shotgun sequence genome and includes:
- the LOC140874805 gene encoding uncharacterized protein isoform X1, with protein sequence MGLRAIFFLGLFLATCLLVLSQVSATRELAEATDSTLDTTKNTADKTDEVNDAKYPGGGYGGYPGGGYGGYPGGGYGGYPRGGYGGYPGRGYGGYGGYPGRGYGGYPGRGYGGYPGGGYGGYPGGGYGGYPGGGYGGYPGRGYGGYGGYIGRGNGGYPRGGYRGYPGGGYGGYPGGGRYGGYPGGGYGGGYPGGGYGGGHP